One Oryzomonas sagensis DNA segment encodes these proteins:
- a CDS encoding sulfite exporter TauE/SafE family protein translates to MTYWLSYVALGGFAGILAGLLGVGGGLVIVPILTFLFTAQQLPAAYILHLALGTSLATIMFTSVSSMRAHHGRKAVDWGVVRRITPGILAGTFLGSWLASHLSTGFLKGFFVAFLYYVALQMLLDIKPKAQRQLPGTVGTSGVGSLIGGVSSLVGIGGGTMTVPFLLWCNVPMRNAIGTSAAVGFPIAFAGAVGYAVNGLAATALPSFSIGFVYLPALAGVACASFATAPLGAKLAHTLPVPRLKKFFALLLVAMATKMLVSLL, encoded by the coding sequence ATGACCTACTGGCTTTCATACGTGGCGCTGGGCGGCTTTGCCGGCATCCTGGCGGGGCTCCTGGGCGTGGGGGGCGGCTTGGTGATCGTACCGATACTCACCTTCCTGTTCACGGCCCAGCAGTTGCCGGCCGCCTATATCCTGCACCTGGCGCTGGGCACGTCGCTGGCCACCATCATGTTCACCTCGGTCTCCAGCATGCGGGCCCACCATGGCCGCAAAGCGGTCGACTGGGGGGTCGTCCGGCGCATAACCCCCGGTATCCTGGCCGGGACCTTCCTCGGTTCCTGGCTGGCGTCACACCTCTCCACCGGTTTTCTCAAGGGTTTCTTCGTGGCGTTCCTGTACTACGTGGCGCTCCAGATGCTGTTGGACATCAAGCCCAAGGCCCAGCGGCAACTCCCCGGCACGGTCGGCACCTCCGGCGTCGGCAGCCTGATCGGCGGCGTTTCCAGCCTGGTCGGCATCGGCGGCGGCACCATGACCGTGCCGTTTCTGTTGTGGTGCAACGTCCCCATGCGCAACGCCATCGGGACCTCCGCTGCGGTCGGTTTCCCCATCGCCTTCGCCGGGGCGGTCGGCTATGCGGTTAACGGCCTGGCGGCCACGGCGCTGCCCAGCTTCAGCATCGGTTTTGTCTACCTCCCGGCGCTGGCCGGGGTGGCATGCGCCAGCTTCGCCACGGCCCCCCTGGGCGCCAAACTGGCCCACACCCTGCCGGTGCCCCGCTTGAAAAAATTCTTCGCCCTGCTGCTGGTAGCCATGGCCACCAAGATGCTGGTGAGCCTGCTCTGA
- the panB gene encoding 3-methyl-2-oxobutanoate hydroxymethyltransferase — protein MQKKTTIPDIFQMKREGRRITMLTAYDFPFARLVDQGGVDMILVGDSAGVVVAGHETTLPVTMDEMLYHTKSVRRADPKALVVADMPFMSYQTGIEDACRNCGRMIKEGGAEAVKIEGGVNMASVIRAVSAIDIPVMAHIGLTPQSIHRMGGYKVQGRKDQAERIMEDARAVQEAGAFSVVLEGIPAQLAARITAELSIPTIGIGAGPDCDGQVLVIHDILGLCEKYSPKFVKHYAELTPIITEAVKTYVDEVRAGEFPTAEHSFN, from the coding sequence ATGCAGAAGAAAACGACCATACCGGACATCTTCCAGATGAAACGGGAAGGGCGGCGCATCACCATGCTGACCGCCTACGATTTCCCCTTTGCCCGCCTCGTGGACCAGGGGGGGGTGGATATGATTCTGGTGGGGGATTCGGCCGGCGTCGTGGTAGCCGGTCACGAAACGACCCTGCCGGTTACCATGGATGAGATGCTGTACCATACGAAGTCGGTTCGGCGCGCCGACCCCAAGGCCCTGGTGGTGGCCGACATGCCGTTCATGTCGTACCAGACCGGCATCGAGGATGCCTGCCGCAACTGCGGCCGGATGATCAAGGAGGGGGGCGCCGAGGCGGTGAAGATCGAGGGGGGCGTGAATATGGCCTCCGTCATCCGCGCAGTATCCGCCATCGACATCCCGGTCATGGCCCACATCGGCCTGACCCCCCAGTCGATCCACCGCATGGGGGGCTACAAGGTGCAGGGGCGCAAGGACCAGGCCGAGCGGATCATGGAGGATGCCCGGGCGGTTCAGGAGGCCGGTGCCTTCTCGGTGGTCCTGGAAGGGATACCGGCACAGTTGGCGGCCCGCATCACGGCCGAACTCTCCATCCCGACCATCGGCATCGGCGCGGGGCCGGATTGCGACGGCCAGGTGCTGGTGATCCACGACATCCTGGGGCTGTGCGAAAAGTATTCCCCCAAATTCGTCAAGCACTACGCCGAACTGACGCCGATCATCACCGAGGCGGTCAAAACCTACGTGGATGAGGTCCGGGCCGGGGAGTTCCCGACAGCCGAGCATTCGTTCAATTGA
- the lspA gene encoding signal peptidase II, with translation MRRWAIFGSIAIVGLIVDQITKLYIDRSMQMFQSIPVIDGLFNITYVRNKGAAFSFLSHASWRLPFFIAISAIAAVVIVIAFNRLRNDQQLAQVSLAMIFSGAVGNLIDRVRLGEVIDFLDVYWKAHHWPAFNVADSLICVGVALLALDMLREEQRQKRIKS, from the coding sequence ATGCGGCGCTGGGCTATTTTCGGCAGTATCGCCATCGTCGGACTGATCGTCGATCAGATCACCAAGTTGTACATCGACCGGAGCATGCAGATGTTCCAGTCGATCCCGGTGATCGACGGCCTGTTCAACATCACCTATGTGCGCAACAAAGGGGCCGCTTTCAGTTTTCTCTCCCACGCCTCCTGGCGGCTCCCTTTTTTCATCGCCATCTCAGCCATCGCTGCGGTGGTGATCGTGATCGCCTTCAACCGCCTGCGCAACGACCAGCAATTGGCCCAGGTCTCCCTGGCCATGATCTTCTCGGGCGCCGTGGGCAACCTCATCGACCGGGTCCGCCTGGGCGAGGTGATCGACTTCCTCGATGTGTACTGGAAAGCGCACCACTGGCCGGCCTTCAACGTCGCCGACTCGCTGATCTGCGTCGGCGTAGCCCTGCTGGCGCTGGACATGCTGCGGGAGGAACAGCGGCAGAAACGGATAAAAAGCTAG
- the panC gene encoding pantoate--beta-alanine ligase: protein MKIISAIEEMQQTALGLKRQGKTIAFVPTMGYLHEGHASLLREGRTRGDILVLSIFVNPIQFGQNEDLDSYPRDRERDFRTAEACGVDIVFTPMSAGMYPSGFQTGVAVRELSQPLCGASRPGHFDGVATVVTKLFNIVQPDVALFGRKDYQQLAVIRRMAADLNLPVQVVGMPIVREADGLALSSRNSYLSPAERQAALCLSRALARTRDRYAAGERSAAALKNEALAVIAQEPLAAIDYLEVRDGATLEPLQTVDSGTLVALAVKVGQTRLIDNTIVGEEL, encoded by the coding sequence ATGAAGATCATCTCCGCCATAGAGGAAATGCAGCAAACCGCCCTGGGTCTCAAGCGCCAGGGCAAGACCATCGCCTTCGTTCCCACCATGGGCTACCTGCACGAGGGGCATGCCTCGCTGCTCAGGGAGGGGCGTACACGGGGCGATATCCTGGTGCTCTCCATCTTCGTCAACCCGATCCAGTTCGGCCAAAACGAGGACCTGGACAGCTATCCCCGGGACCGGGAGCGGGACTTTCGTACCGCGGAGGCGTGCGGCGTGGACATCGTCTTTACCCCTATGAGCGCCGGCATGTACCCGTCCGGGTTTCAGACCGGCGTGGCGGTGCGGGAACTTTCCCAACCCCTGTGCGGCGCCAGCCGTCCGGGACACTTCGACGGCGTGGCCACGGTGGTGACCAAGTTGTTCAACATCGTCCAGCCGGACGTGGCCCTGTTCGGGCGCAAGGATTACCAGCAATTGGCCGTCATCCGGCGTATGGCGGCCGACCTGAACCTGCCGGTGCAGGTGGTCGGCATGCCGATCGTCAGGGAGGCGGACGGCCTGGCCCTGAGCTCGCGGAACAGCTACCTGTCGCCGGCGGAGCGGCAGGCTGCCCTCTGTCTCTCCCGCGCTCTGGCGCGGACAAGGGATCGGTACGCCGCCGGGGAACGCTCCGCAGCAGCCCTGAAAAACGAGGCCCTGGCCGTTATCGCCCAGGAGCCCCTGGCCGCAATAGACTATCTGGAAGTGCGCGACGGCGCCACGCTGGAACCGTTGCAGACCGTGGACAGCGGTACGCTCGTGGCGCTGGCGGTCAAAGTTGGACAGACGCGACTGATCGATAACACCATAGTGGGAGAGGAGCTGTAA
- the panD gene encoding aspartate 1-decarboxylase: MQRIMLKSKIHRATVTGADLHYEGSVTIDRDLMDAADIVSYEKVAVWDVTNGSRLETYAIEGERGSGVICLNGAAARLVAPKDLVIIASFVNMDNEAAITHEPKLVFVDEQNRMLPTRKEDAGQSKLKCVH; the protein is encoded by the coding sequence ATGCAGAGAATCATGTTGAAGAGCAAGATCCACCGTGCCACCGTGACCGGAGCCGACCTCCATTACGAGGGGAGCGTCACCATCGACCGCGACCTGATGGATGCGGCCGACATCGTTTCCTACGAAAAGGTGGCGGTGTGGGACGTGACCAACGGCAGCCGCCTGGAAACCTATGCCATCGAAGGCGAGCGCGGCTCCGGCGTCATCTGCCTCAACGGCGCCGCCGCCCGCCTGGTGGCCCCCAAGGATCTGGTCATCATCGCCAGCTTCGTCAACATGGACAACGAGGCGGCCATCACCCACGAGCCGAAACTGGTCTTCGTGGACGAGCAGAACCGCATGCTGCCGACCCGTAAGGAAGATGCGGGGCAGTCCAAACTGAAGTGCGTGCACTAA
- a CDS encoding DUF2201 family putative metallopeptidase: MPTMNTLETAIVRLLRDKPFYGHFILNLRRAELPSSNRAAGVTIRDGVPTLSLNPPLFAALSHKGQQALLEHLVKHLLHLHPLRRKQRNNHDWDIACDLAINPGIEGLPDDALVPEQYGLEAGLAAEEYYGLLVPPFDTGNLDGSGYGDGERDDRGAAGQGRAAVQDGATLDDHEIWSDADSTPLPLGEEMVRSITRDSLRGSDGEAPGDIRAVVEGLLRPSPIPWRQLLRQFVATAGRVGRKSTWTREHRRFGTGTPGIRKRRRLNLLVGIDVSDSTNIVELREAFARELVQIARGRDAHITVLYANSRIQRVEAFNGSSFVALRYDGGGFTDLRPVFEYARGMHPLPAAIIYLTDGIGPAPETMPFPTLWVLTREGERPVPWGVELRLDV; the protein is encoded by the coding sequence ATGCCGACCATGAACACCCTTGAAACCGCCATCGTCCGCCTGCTGCGGGATAAACCGTTCTACGGCCATTTCATCCTCAACCTGCGCCGTGCGGAACTGCCCTCGTCCAACCGCGCCGCGGGTGTGACCATCCGGGACGGCGTGCCGACCCTCTCCCTGAATCCCCCGCTGTTTGCCGCCCTGTCCCACAAGGGGCAGCAGGCCCTGCTGGAACACCTGGTCAAGCATCTCCTCCATCTCCATCCCCTGCGGCGCAAACAGCGCAACAACCACGATTGGGACATTGCCTGCGATCTGGCCATCAACCCCGGCATCGAGGGGCTGCCGGACGATGCGCTCGTACCGGAACAGTACGGCCTGGAAGCGGGGTTGGCGGCGGAGGAGTATTACGGGTTGCTGGTGCCCCCCTTCGATACTGGAAACCTGGACGGCAGCGGCTACGGCGATGGAGAACGGGATGACCGGGGGGCTGCCGGGCAGGGGCGGGCCGCCGTGCAGGACGGGGCAACCCTGGACGACCACGAGATCTGGAGCGATGCCGACAGCACCCCCCTGCCCCTGGGCGAGGAGATGGTGCGGAGCATCACGCGGGACAGCCTGCGGGGGAGCGATGGCGAGGCGCCGGGAGATATCCGGGCGGTGGTGGAGGGGCTGCTGCGGCCATCGCCCATCCCCTGGCGTCAACTGCTGCGGCAGTTCGTCGCCACGGCCGGGCGGGTGGGGCGGAAGAGCACCTGGACGCGGGAACATCGCCGTTTCGGCACGGGCACCCCCGGGATTCGCAAGCGGCGGCGGCTCAACCTGCTGGTGGGCATCGATGTCAGCGACTCCACCAATATCGTGGAGCTGCGCGAGGCCTTTGCCCGAGAGTTGGTGCAGATCGCCCGGGGGCGGGACGCCCACATCACCGTGTTGTACGCCAACAGCCGCATCCAGCGCGTAGAGGCGTTCAACGGCTCGTCGTTCGTGGCCCTGCGGTACGACGGCGGCGGCTTCACCGACCTGCGGCCGGTCTTCGAGTATGCCAGGGGGATGCATCCGTTACCGGCTGCGATCATCTACCTGACCGACGGCATCGGCCCGGCCCCTGAAACGATGCCGTTCCCCACCCTGTGGGTGCTGACCCGCGAAGGGGAACGGCCGGTACCGTGGGGGGTAGAGTTGCGGTTGGATGTGTGA
- a CDS encoding amidohydrolase family protein, which yields MSESTIYAASWLINPDAPPVAGGALLVRHGTVAAVGTLAELRSAHAAPVVEFPGSAIIPGFVNAHTHLELTHFASWRLRTHVEYNPRRFVDWIIQLIKIRRGLKDEDILASLREGVRMCLESGTTAVGEIVTNPALAPRYQTSPLGGRLFFELLGHDPDRFRGMLDKALAACGEDTDRLASGLSPHSPYTLGEGSLAQIREAASSRSLPLAIHISESREEADFIFDTAGPLAEQFYPFVGWEGLLMPPRHCSSTELLGRFGLLTPTTLAIHCVHVTPSDGETLKERGCSVVLCPRSNERLDVGKAPLHLFKKLGIPLALGTDSLASNDSLSLWEEMRFALDLFRHDLSPAEAFRMVTVGGATALGMASSCGSLEPGKRADFQVAGNGGAEAEKVLERLVGEGAVQEVYAGGERYAGSAG from the coding sequence ATGTCTGAATCTACCATCTACGCCGCCTCATGGCTGATCAACCCCGACGCCCCCCCCGTTGCCGGCGGCGCGCTCCTGGTGCGCCATGGTACGGTGGCCGCCGTGGGTACGCTCGCCGAGCTGCGGAGCGCCCATGCCGCCCCGGTGGTGGAATTTCCCGGCAGCGCCATCATCCCCGGTTTCGTCAATGCCCACACCCACCTGGAGTTGACCCATTTCGCCTCCTGGCGCCTGCGTACCCATGTGGAGTACAATCCGCGCCGCTTCGTGGACTGGATCATCCAGTTGATCAAGATCAGGCGCGGCCTCAAGGACGAGGATATCCTCGCCTCCCTGCGGGAGGGGGTCCGCATGTGCCTGGAGTCCGGCACCACAGCCGTGGGGGAGATCGTCACCAACCCCGCCCTGGCGCCGCGCTACCAAACATCTCCCCTTGGGGGGCGTCTCTTCTTCGAACTGCTCGGCCACGACCCTGACCGGTTCCGCGGCATGCTGGACAAGGCGCTTGCCGCCTGTGGAGAGGACACCGACCGGCTAGCCAGCGGCCTGTCGCCCCACAGCCCCTACACCCTGGGCGAGGGAAGCCTGGCGCAGATCCGCGAGGCGGCATCTTCCCGATCCCTCCCCCTGGCGATCCACATCTCCGAATCCCGGGAGGAGGCCGATTTCATCTTCGACACCGCCGGTCCCCTGGCGGAGCAGTTCTATCCCTTCGTGGGGTGGGAGGGACTGCTGATGCCGCCCCGCCATTGCAGCTCCACCGAACTCCTGGGCCGCTTCGGCCTGCTGACCCCCACCACCCTGGCCATCCACTGCGTCCACGTCACCCCATCGGATGGGGAAACCCTTAAAGAGCGCGGCTGCTCAGTCGTGCTCTGCCCACGCAGCAACGAACGTCTCGATGTGGGAAAGGCCCCGCTGCATCTGTTCAAGAAGCTCGGCATTCCGCTGGCCCTGGGCACCGATTCCCTGGCCAGCAACGACTCCCTCTCCCTGTGGGAGGAGATGCGCTTCGCCCTTGATCTGTTCCGTCACGACCTGTCCCCGGCCGAAGCCTTCCGCATGGTTACGGTCGGGGGGGCTACTGCCCTCGGTATGGCCTCATCCTGCGGTTCGCTGGAACCGGGAAAGCGCGCTGATTTTCAGGTGGCGGGGAACGGTGGGGCAGAGGCGGAGAAGGTGCTGGAACGGCTTGTGGGCGAGGGTGCGGTTCAGGAGGTCTATGCGGGCGGGGAACGGTATGCGGGCTCTGCCGGCTGA